Proteins from one Rhizobium bangladeshense genomic window:
- a CDS encoding type II toxin-antitoxin system VapC family toxin: MIFLDTNIVSETLRKSPDEAVIAWLVRHDAELALPTVTIAEIAYGIQKIRPDQRAERLEQGLSDWRRRFADRIFGLTEEAALAYGEIMGTATRQGRGMSAPDGMIAAIARVNGGRLATRNLGDFLTTDLELISPWEF, encoded by the coding sequence TTGATTTTTCTCGATACCAACATTGTTTCGGAAACGTTGAGAAAATCACCCGATGAAGCGGTGATCGCATGGCTCGTTCGTCATGATGCTGAATTGGCTCTGCCGACGGTGACGATTGCCGAGATCGCCTACGGTATCCAGAAGATCCGGCCTGATCAAAGAGCCGAGCGCCTCGAACAAGGACTGTCCGATTGGCGTCGCCGCTTCGCGGACCGGATTTTTGGCCTGACCGAGGAGGCCGCTCTTGCCTATGGTGAGATCATGGGAACCGCAACTCGCCAAGGACGCGGCATGTCAGCGCCGGATGGCATGATCGCAGCTATTGCGCGGGTCAATGGCGGTCGACTTGCCACCCGAAACCTGGGCGATTTCCTCACCACGGACCTCGAATTGATCTCCCCTTGGGAGTTTTGA
- a CDS encoding TetR/AcrR family transcriptional regulator, protein MNITDESSDEPRKRGRPKVSSDEDKRTHIVEVARRVFVKFGYAGSATAVVASEAGVSKQTLYKLFQSKEELFAAVVGAHRRLMLDLPRPPEDISIAESLERIFMIDMDEDLDAERAGFLQLVFREAAQFPELIEILQREGILASRQYLADWLRDRRAEGRLSLDDPESGARMLMDMIFGGMGPPEGRVQAWPDRTLMLAHLHRCIAIFAAGVGAA, encoded by the coding sequence ATGAATATCACCGACGAGAGCTCAGATGAGCCGCGCAAAAGGGGCCGGCCGAAAGTCTCCAGCGACGAAGACAAACGCACTCATATCGTCGAAGTCGCCCGCCGCGTTTTCGTAAAATTTGGCTATGCCGGAAGCGCCACGGCGGTAGTCGCCTCGGAGGCGGGTGTTTCCAAGCAGACGCTCTACAAGCTGTTTCAGAGCAAGGAAGAGCTGTTTGCAGCTGTGGTCGGCGCGCATCGGCGCCTGATGCTTGACCTGCCGCGGCCACCTGAAGATATCTCGATCGCGGAGAGTCTCGAGCGTATCTTCATGATCGACATGGACGAGGATTTGGATGCGGAACGCGCTGGCTTCCTGCAGCTTGTCTTTCGCGAAGCCGCGCAGTTTCCCGAGCTTATCGAAATTCTCCAGCGCGAAGGCATACTCGCCAGCCGGCAGTATCTCGCCGATTGGCTTAGAGATCGCCGTGCGGAAGGCAGGCTGTCGCTGGATGATCCGGAGAGCGGCGCCCGCATGCTGATGGATATGATCTTTGGCGGCATGGGCCCGCCGGAAGGCCGCGTGCAAGCCTGGCCGGACCGAACCCTGATGCTTGCCCATCTTCACCGCTGCATCGCAATCTTTGCCGCCGGCGTCGGGGCCGCTTGA
- a CDS encoding transporter substrate-binding domain-containing protein: MIISFRTGLMSLAVAALMSTPVLADGKLDEVLARGHLVLGTGSTNAPWHFKSADDKLQGFDVDMGHIIAKALFGDPDKIEYVNQSSDARIPNITTDKVDITCQFMTVTGERAQQVAFTIPYYREGVGLMLKADGKYADYAGLKAAGSSVTISVLQNVYAEAMVHAALPEATVDQYESVDLIYQALESGRADAAATDQSSLAWYMTQNPGRYKDAGYGWNPQTYACAVKRGDQDWLNFVNTALHEAMTGVEFDFYAKSFKTWFGKDLTPPQIGFPVEFK, from the coding sequence ATGATCATTTCCTTTCGCACCGGCCTAATGTCACTGGCCGTCGCCGCCCTGATGTCGACGCCTGTGCTCGCCGATGGCAAGCTTGACGAAGTGCTGGCCCGCGGCCACCTCGTCCTCGGCACGGGCAGCACCAATGCGCCCTGGCACTTCAAGAGCGCGGACGACAAGCTGCAGGGCTTCGATGTCGACATGGGCCACATCATCGCCAAGGCCCTCTTCGGCGATCCGGATAAGATTGAATATGTCAACCAGTCGTCGGACGCCCGCATTCCGAACATCACCACCGATAAGGTCGACATCACCTGCCAGTTCATGACCGTTACGGGCGAGCGCGCCCAGCAGGTTGCCTTCACCATTCCCTATTATCGTGAGGGCGTCGGCCTGATGCTCAAGGCGGACGGAAAATATGCCGATTATGCCGGCCTGAAGGCTGCCGGCTCCTCGGTCACCATCTCGGTTCTCCAGAACGTCTATGCCGAAGCGATGGTGCATGCCGCATTGCCGGAGGCGACCGTCGACCAGTACGAATCCGTCGACCTGATCTATCAGGCGCTGGAGTCGGGGCGTGCCGATGCCGCGGCCACGGACCAGTCGTCGCTCGCCTGGTACATGACGCAGAACCCGGGCCGCTACAAGGACGCCGGCTACGGCTGGAACCCCCAGACCTATGCCTGCGCCGTCAAGCGCGGTGATCAGGACTGGCTGAACTTCGTCAACACCGCTCTTCATGAAGCGATGACGGGTGTCGAGTTCGACTTCTACGCCAAGTCGTTCAAGACCTGGTTCGGCAAAGATCTGACGCCGCCGCAGATCGGCTTTCCCGTTGAGTTCAAGTGA
- a CDS encoding amino acid ABC transporter permease yields MGYTLNFAAVWRNFDFLLSGLALSLGLAVISILIGAAIGLVVAFALTSRSRFALVPARFYVTVIRNLPILVLVLFAFFALPQMGLRLDKMNSFVLVLSLYSGAYLAEVFRAGLLSIPRGLTEAGLAIGLTGMQIRGSIIAPLMLRNVLPSLSSTIISLFKDTSLAAAIAVPELTFAARKINVESFRVIETWMVTSALYVATCFLIAALMRLVERHLALPR; encoded by the coding sequence ATGGGTTACACGCTGAATTTCGCTGCCGTCTGGCGCAATTTCGACTTTCTGTTAAGCGGACTTGCCCTCAGCCTCGGCCTTGCAGTGATCTCGATCCTGATTGGGGCCGCGATCGGTCTTGTCGTGGCTTTCGCGCTGACGTCGAGGAGCCGCTTCGCGCTCGTGCCGGCGCGCTTCTATGTCACTGTTATTCGCAACCTGCCGATTCTCGTCCTGGTGCTTTTCGCCTTTTTCGCGCTGCCGCAGATGGGTTTGCGCCTCGACAAGATGAATAGCTTCGTGCTGGTTCTTTCGCTCTATTCCGGCGCTTATCTGGCCGAGGTGTTCCGCGCCGGACTGCTGTCCATCCCTAGAGGACTGACGGAAGCCGGCCTCGCCATCGGCCTGACGGGGATGCAGATCCGCGGCTCGATCATCGCACCGCTGATGCTGCGGAACGTGCTGCCATCGCTCTCCTCGACGATCATCTCGCTGTTCAAGGACACCTCGCTCGCCGCCGCCATCGCCGTGCCCGAGCTCACCTTCGCCGCCCGCAAGATCAATGTCGAGAGCTTCCGCGTCATCGAGACATGGATGGTTACTTCAGCCCTCTATGTCGCGACCTGTTTCCTCATCGCCGCCTTGATGCGTTTGGTCGAGCGCCATCTGGCCCTGCCGAGATAG
- a CDS encoding amino acid ABC transporter permease, which yields MSHTFLEQLWIARYVVMNGMAMTVSISLLAIFAGSILGVFVGLALVYGGVVLRLLVRAYTDIVRGTPVLVLVLASYYVSAAVGLDLGPFSAGVLALAVFCSSHVGEIVRGALQAIPKGQTEAAKAIGLTFTQTFTSVLWPQAMRQCLPAWVNTAAEMVKASTLLSVIGVAELLLRTQEIISRNFMSLQFYFLAGGLYFIVNYGIEHFGKYVERKTALPS from the coding sequence ATGTCTCACACATTTCTCGAACAGCTCTGGATCGCCCGCTATGTCGTCATGAACGGCATGGCCATGACGGTGTCGATCTCTCTGCTGGCCATTTTCGCAGGTTCCATTCTCGGCGTTTTTGTCGGCCTGGCGCTGGTTTACGGCGGCGTCGTCCTACGTCTCCTCGTGCGTGCCTATACGGACATTGTTCGCGGTACGCCGGTGCTCGTGCTCGTGCTGGCAAGCTATTACGTCTCCGCTGCGGTCGGTCTCGATCTCGGACCTTTCTCCGCCGGAGTCCTCGCCCTTGCCGTCTTCTGCTCTTCCCACGTCGGCGAAATCGTGCGCGGAGCGCTTCAAGCGATCCCGAAGGGCCAGACCGAAGCCGCCAAGGCGATCGGCCTGACCTTTACCCAGACTTTCACCTCGGTGTTGTGGCCGCAGGCCATGCGCCAGTGTCTGCCGGCCTGGGTGAATACGGCGGCCGAGATGGTGAAGGCCTCGACGCTGCTTTCCGTCATCGGCGTCGCGGAGCTTCTCCTGCGCACGCAGGAGATCATTTCCCGTAATTTCATGAGCCTCCAGTTCTATTTTCTGGCCGGCGGTCTCTATTTTATCGTCAACTACGGCATCGAGCACTTCGGCAAATATGTCGAGCGCAAGACCGCCCTGCCGTCCTGA